The Populus nigra chromosome 4, ddPopNigr1.1, whole genome shotgun sequence genome contains the following window.
CACAAGCAAGCCATATCCTCAGACCGAACTGGTCCAAGATTTGGCTCACCTGTTCATTAGTTGGACTGGTCGGTCTGGTTTGATATCTATGCATATGGGTTCCATCATCAATTTctttcaacattatattttaagttatctaagtaaatattttattttattttttgaagagtGAATTCGGAGAAAAGAACTTGCTGACCTAAAAGGAGCATTTCTTTTACGCAAGAGATTAGAAACAGTATCAATTACAAAGAGGATTGAAAGCAACAGGGAGGCCCTAGGACTTGGTAGTGGGTTTAGGAGCTCCAAAGCCTATAAGACTGTGCATTGaaagcttttgattttgatagcGGCGTCCCTGTCTTCATAGAAATCTCTTTAACCTTATCTCATAAGAAGACAATTCCAGATATATTGTGCTTGATTGTCCTTTTGCTGATCATAATGTTTTCCTGAACTGGACAAGCTATTTTCATAATTATGCAGGAGACAATGGCTATCTCTCTTGTGGTATGATTTATGTCTTGTTCGTGATAAAGAGCTTGTCGACAGAAGAAAGGTAAAGATAAGGTGAGGTGACCCTTCTACTTTGGGAATGGGGTGAACCAAAGTCTCCTTGGAAGCAATTAGGATTCGAGTCTTTGATGAGAAATTATagctgaaattatttttcataacacatttaggtaaaatatatatatatatatatatatatatatatatatgaagctatgattttttaggtgattttaatatgaaaaaactaaaattataaaaaaacaagtgaagaaATTATTGATCCGAAAATAAATATTGACTTAtctagattaattatttttattaaaaaaaattctcaaggtTGATCTGGCTAACTGGTTtcatcttatgatttttttcgaTCAACTTATTATCTTAGCATAGTGTAGTCTTCAAGTCAcggttattttattaaatcaagtttAGTAATCAcgaaaaaacatcaaatctaaagctttttttagtttaataaaaaccaCTCATAGtatatatttatcaatattattaaacttaatttcacTTAACCCATTAACATAATTTGAGCTGAGTTTTATATCATACCAGATTAAAAGCTAAACTAGTCAAACCTGGTAAATCGACCCGTTGCGTGGCCGAGCTTgtctagtttgattttttaaaaaaacaataaacatttATGCAATCttaaaacaagaattttttaaaattaactagaatTAATCCACTTAATACGTGATAATCGAGTATTAGACCGAGTGGTTTTATAACTATCATGTTTCTTGAAAACACTGGCCGAAAGCAACGTCAGTGGCAAGTGGTTTGCAATGCGAGGCAAAAGGAAACGCACCGAGTGATACTTTTCACCGCACACATTCTAATCCAATTTTTTAAAGTGGAGTGTTTCAATTGGAATACTGATGCTAACACCTTTATGAAGTATAATAAAGAAACGAAATaatcaaaaagattaaaaaataacccagCAGGCTTGGCCAACAATATCGTATAATACTAGCAAGTCCTCTGAGATTCTTCAAATGCAATGTGACCATACATGTGGCGAGCAGAGAAGCAAACTACAAGGAGACTTGTGTGTATGATTGATTAGTAGCACGGAGACTTGCTGCTATCTGTGGATGTACATGAAAAGGGAACTCCTCAAGTTAGAATTGTAGTGATATATATATGGGGACATGAATGTATCTTTTTCCCTCACAATCCCAAGACAAATTCTTGCCTAACTTTTACTTTTTCTCTGCAATTTCTTAGATTGTGTTCCGGATTgcggttgtggtttgaaaagaTCGAGTCTAATACATCTCGAGCCACAATCaacagcaaaaacaaacagagactAATTAGTTCAAACCCAGCTCATCAGCCTCTTAATATTCTGCCCTTGGAATCAATACATACAATTACATGCAAACACAGCTAGGACTAAAGTGTTGTGTGGTAAACAAGGTGGTGATGGAAAGGGTGAAGGAGTGGATGATGAACAAGTCAATGCCAACCTTCATGCTTACCAAGTCTTTTCTTGAAGATAGACCTGACAAACATCAAACAAACAACTCCAAACCCCAAAGCTGCCACTCCTCCAACTGCAATGGCCACTGTCCTCTGTGTGTGCTGCCTGGTCCCTACATCTATAAAACACCAAACACATCACTAGCATTAGAAAACTTTTATTGTATTATGAGGCAATAAATAAAACCCtaggtttctttttctttgaccaAGGTTGGTTTTCATCTCTAAATctaataaaacagaaaaaatcccCAGCCCCCTTGAATCAGTGCTAAGAAGACTATGCAACTTTGACCAGGTAATCAGTCAAAAAAATCACCTGTCTCAATCACACAAAAAGCATCTCCATCTACATGCGCCCTATTTCTTGTATACATCTATTTACTTTTATTCACCATCATCATCgatcaaaattattatattaagggTCTAGGATCTCACTTTTCCCACTCTTCTTTCTCTGCAAAAAACACACCTTTCAAGCTTCCTAGTGggagcaaataaataaatatacaaagaaGCTCCTTGTAGAAGATAGCATTACTTATTAGGGATATATACATATTGTAATACAAAATGAAAGGAGCCTTCAAGATCCAAAGACATTGATGGTTTTGTCTTTTTAACTTTACCTGAAGTTGAAGAAATGCTAGGCACTCCATTGGGGTAATAGCTGTAGCTAAGATAGCACTTGTTGAGGTAGAGTTGCCCAGAAATTGAGTCACCACACTCACTCTTCACACTCTGTACAGCAGTATTCACACAATCCCCGCAATCCCCGCTTGACAAATCACCTTCACACTGGCCCAGAACAAACACTGACTGGTACTCTCCAGTGTAAAACAGCCCATTGCTACCATTTTTAACACCATCCACCATGGTTTCAAAAGCCGCATCTCTCCTATCCTCGAACCCGGTTCCACTCGCCTTAGTTGACCCACAAACCTTGTACAGCAACTCAGTTCCTGATACCTGCTTAAAACCAGCAACCTCGTACTTCAGGTAACACCCACTGAGTTGGACCCTGGCAGCTACCACTTTGCCACAAAGCTTGTCGATCAAGTCCGGGACTTTACTAACACAAGCATGGCAGGAATTGTTAGAGAGGTCCCCTCTGCATTGGTATAGACCCGTAATGACATTTTGACCATCACCAGATGTTGCTGTGAAATAAATTTTCTGTGAAGATTGCGAAACCAGAGAATTCAAGAGGTTCCTGAGGTTCTGAGCATAGATCCCCGATGGGTCTTGAAATTTTTGGTCAGCACACCCCTTGAAAACCAGAGTTGTGTGATCTGCAGCACCTACGACTGTcactaaaaatccaaaaactgcAATCACAAACATGATATTAGACAGGAGAAAAGAAGGTTTTCTGAATAAACCCATCTGAGATTGTAggctaatttcttttcttttctcggTCCAAGCCTTCAATACACGAAAGGTTGATCCTCTTGGAGTGTAAGAATTGGGAAGTTTCCAGGGTTTAGGCTAAAATCAACAAGAGAGAAGCTTGGTATATAAGGGACTGACTATGCCAGCCTGAGGTTTCCTCTAGACTTGGGGTGGAAGTAGCTTTTTTGGgttggttttggttttcttttcttttcttttgtactCACTACCTTTCCTTCCCTGCTTTAATTGCTTTGCACAGACACCTAAACAATAATGATAAGACATGGACAAGTATTTCAAACATCATGTTCAAGTGGTAAAATCAGGGGTTAAGTGTTCATTAACAGAagctaatatattaaatatttgctAATAATACCAAGATTCCTTCTGTTTCTACAGTGTAAAGGCTGTTTGATTTCGTGTTTACACGgattttaagagtatttttagtttgaaaaaatatatatatatatatatatatatatatatttaatattttatgataattttaatgtatttatatagTGTTTTGCCACAATCAGGTAatcatatatttgaaaatattggATTAGTTAATATATAATACAGTTTTATACAAGCTCcattaaaattcatttaaaaagttttaatttaaaagaagatatattttttaaaacgatCTATTTCTTGAAACTGCAGAGTAAGAACTTGAACAGTGTTAAATATAAACAAAGAGGCTGCGGTTGAACTTGCGTTTgaccaaattttaaatttttttttattaaaattgagtgtggtttgtactttttagatcgttttgatgtgctgatattaaaaatgattcttaaaaaataaaaaaatattattaacatgtattttagtacaaaaaattatttaaaaaataatcactatcacATTATCAAACACGCTATAAGTATCACTGTAAAAGGAAAAGGACAAGACATAAAGATCTGATTGTATACGGAACACAGGAGAATTTTGACCAGGGCAGGGCGGCTGCACTGGTTTTTTACTGCAGTAAAAAGAACATGAATGCCGTGTTGTGCTTTTGGATACAAATGCAGATGGTAAATGTTGGTTTTACACCTAGTTATAAAACCGGACGACcttaggattttatttttgttcgaaaagtgttttaaaaaaattatttatttttattttaaatttattcttttatattttcaaattattttgatatagatattaaaagtaatttaaaaaaatatatatattattttgatgtatttttaaagaaaaaaatactttaaaaagtaatcattaTTATACTCTCAAGTCAGCCACTTAGAAACTGTTTGGGAACGCAATGTAAAccgtgtttctaaaaaatttaaatttttttttgttaaaatttaatataattttaatgttttggatcgttttgaagtgctgatgtcaaaaataatttttaaaaaataaaaaaatattattggcatATATTtcgacacaaaaaattatttgaaaagtaactaCTATCACACTGTCAAATATACTCTTAGAACATGACCGGTTTAAAATCTAGACtagtgtaaattaaaaaaaaaattaaggtacaGTGTAAAACATATtagcacctttttttttatctaaatgatatcttttttatcctaaaaaatagTTGGATGAGCCCTTCCAACTTATGATTATAGTCTTGCCCCAAAATGATCCTCTTcgtgttttaaaactatagttttacatggaatttattatattaaaattatattaaaaaaataaaatatattaaaaaagaacatgagagcaataataatattattaggaTTGATGTCATTTATCATGTCATCAATTggtttaaaaatcatattttcataatCCTGTTGCATCCCACCACGAGTCTTTTAAATTTAGTAAAACCGAACTCATATTTCATATTTACTAGGCTGTTAGCAAGTTTTTTGCAGAGAGTTGGATAAAaaacgtgtgtgtgtgtatatactatgttattttttattgtgtatgataaaatagttgaaattataattaaaaaattattaaacaaaaaaagtgtATAGTATCGTACACGGTGAAACTTGTGAGGTGAACCCGGACCGTGAATTCAACcaggtttaaaattttttctctccttaaatTTGTAGCAAACCTAAAAAGAAATTACACAATGTCATTCATGGTAAAACACGAGAGAATGGACAGTATGGCTTCACAATATTCACTCTacacatatttttcttaaatttataacaaaacctaaaaaaataatgattagtgTCATCCACGATAAAACATAAGGGGGTGAACAATACGTGTGTGCACAATATTGACCTCACTTGCTGTAGTTTATTTAGGGTGAATCCAGATCATGATCTAAAttggatttgatatttttcttcttttaaatctataacaaaccttaaaaaaattaacgataTCATTTACAGTGAAACATGATTGGGTGAATAGTATAGCTATAAAGTGTTACCCTCctatatttgtgtgtgtgtgtaaataaTGAGCAGTACATGCACAGCAAACACACGAGGGTGAATAATACAGTTTCACAGTGTTGACCCTACACAGTTTAAATTATAAGTaataagtaataaataatatatatatatatatatatatatatatatattataatataatataatacaatgTTCATGTTCACATCATTGAAGATCTTTCtcgtataatttttatttttgtatcattaTTTAACGGACAcgcaaacaattttttaataaacattaatcgatactttttattatattgttattgaaaaaataaatcactcaatggataaaaaaactaaagttgaGACGTGTATGCGTGTTCGGTAGGTGATGGACGTTTCTTGCTCTGTGTTTTCTTGCACATAAATGCTTCAAACCCCATTTTCCAACGGAATCATATAATAATAtcgagtgtgtttggtattgtggtaattattataattataatttaaaaaaaatattttataaaaaatatttttagttaagattggttttaaaaaatagatgtttggttaaaactatggttaaaattaaggttgaaaaaaaatagtttaatgcgtttggttaaaaatgtttttgaaattgagattataaaataatttaaaaatatatatattaatattgatagttttaaatttaaatattgtagaattaattactcctattacaccatgaaatacaaaatactttatataaaatattttttattattccattaaactatttataattccattacgtacaaaattcatccaacaagaactacagttttcataattttttgaatgtagataaaatattatcaggtataaaattgatattacagtgcgagtgaattaaattcactctatactagtttttcgagaaaaaaatattgttcacatcacagcgcgagtgaatttaattcactctaaactagtttttttaaaaaaaaaccagttaaaaaaattaacatactaaaaaaaaaagtcacgtGAACCGTGCAAAGTGAATTCAATTCTCTCACGTGAACAATGTTCAATATACACTGGTCATGCTAATTGCACTGTTTAGTAAACAGTGCAATTAGCATGCACAGTGAGCAAGAGGCAGCATTttgctccttttccttttcctgcGTCTCAGACACAAAAATATATAGGCTCCATACACAGTAaactgtgtattttttttaccaaacggCTGCAAActgcattttaattaaaaacacagCCGCAACCGCGTAGCCAAACGGGCTCATCGGCTCACACAATTCCGCGTTAGCCAAGATATATAATATCGTTTGGTAATATGTTTaaccgtgtttttttaaattttatttttttattaaaaattattttttatatatttttagattattttaatgtgttaattttaaattacaaccGCAATCACAATCTTAAATATACCCGCTTAAACCACTTTTTACTCAAGGCCATTCTTGcttccaaaaaattattttaatttatttttaaaaaattatgttgattgTTAGCTGGAACTTGCAACCGGTCCAGCCCATGgcatattttaaaactatgctttCTACATGGCAAAATCTATGGACATCTCCTTAGACCTATTGACCCACACCCACGACCATGCTTGCCCACGGGCTAGAATTGTTTTGCAAATTATTCATCGTCTCTTCAAATTTCCCTTTTGCTCGAATCTTCTGGCATTAAATAACTTGcattctatattattttatttctcctcGATAATGTGGGCtccttcttttgattttctaaatttaaaattggagattaatattaaatataactaGCCAGTGCGCTCTTTAAAGCTAACAatgcatttaattatattaattattaattaatcaatactCTAAAAAGCGTAAAGAAATTTTGTAACTTTCcccacatatatatatttttttacatgtttttttctccaaaattgact
Protein-coding sequences here:
- the LOC133691515 gene encoding plasmodesmata-located protein 1-like; translation: MGLFRKPSFLLSNIMFVIAVFGFLVTVVGAADHTTLVFKGCADQKFQDPSGIYAQNLRNLLNSLVSQSSQKIYFTATSGDGQNVITGLYQCRGDLSNNSCHACVSKVPDLIDKLCGKVVAARVQLSGCYLKYEVAGFKQVSGTELLYKVCGSTKASGTGFEDRRDAAFETMVDGVKNGSNGLFYTGEYQSVFVLGQCEGDLSSGDCGDCVNTAVQSVKSECGDSISGQLYLNKCYLSYSYYPNGVPSISSTSDVGTRQHTQRTVAIAVGGVAALGFGVVCLMFVRSIFKKRLGKHEGWH